A segment of the Mycobacterium intracellulare ATCC 13950 genome:
CGCCTGACCAGCTCGAGTTCCGTGACCAGGTCCGCACATGGCTCGACGAGAACAAACCGGCTGAACCCCGCCCGCGCGACGACGCGGGGATCCGTGAATACGACCTTGCCTGGCAACGCACTCAGGCCGAGGGCGGCTGGGCCGGCATCGCCTGGCCCACCGAATACGGCGGCAAGGGGCTGACGCTGCTTCAGCAGTTGATCTGGTACGAGGAGTACGCCGCGCGGGGGTTCCCCGGCATCGATGCATGCTTCGTTGGTAACTCGCACGCCGGGCCAACCCTGATCACCAGGGCCACCGACGAACAGAAGTCTTTTCACTTGCCGAAAATCCTTGGTGGTGAAGTGATTTGGTGTCAGGGCTTCTCCGAGCCCGACGCCGGATCGGACCTGGCGGCATTGCGTACCAAGGCGGTGGTGGACGGCGAGGACCTGGTGGTCTCGGGGCAGAAGCTGTGGACCAGCTTCGCCACCGTCGCCGATTACCAGGAGCTGCTGGTGCGCACCGACAACACCGGCAGCAAGCACAAGGGCATCACCTGGGTGATCTGTGACATGAGCACGCCGGGCATCGACGTCCGCCCTATCGAGACCATCGAGGGCGGCTCGGAATTCTGCGAAGTGTTTTACGACGATGTGCGAATCCCGCTGAGCAACGTGGTCGGCGATGTCGGCGAAGGCTGGTCGGTTGCGATGGCCACCCTGTCCTTCGAGCGCGGCACCGCGTTCACCGCCAACCAGGTGCGGCTGGCGAAGATCATCGAGGACCTCATCGACTATGCCCGCGACCATGTCGGGCCGGACGGCCGCAGGCCCGCCATCGCCGACGACGACATCGCGCGACGGCTGGCGCGGGCCCGCGCCTCGGTGGCGTCGCTGCGGGCGCTCACCTACACCAATATCTGCGAGGCCATGAAGACCGAGACGCCCGGCCCGCGGGGTTCGATCGTCAAGCTGATGTATGCCGAATTGGCCAAGGAGATCGGCAGATTGGCGATGGATGTTGTCGGTCCCGCCTCGGTCCGGTATTCATCGCGCTGGGACGTCGACGGCTGGGTCGGTTACTACTACTACAGCTTCTCCCAAGCCATCGGCGGCGGAACGTCGGAGATTCAGCGCAACATCGTCGGCGAACGAGTGTTGGGGCTGCCGCGATGAGAGGAGATGACGGTGGACCTGCTGCCCGGAGCTGAGCAACTCGAAATCATTACGGCAGCAGGAGAATTCCTCGCCGATCGGATGCCAGTGGACCGGATCCGCGCTAATCGTCACGCCGAAGCGCCGATTCCCGAGTCACTGTGGCGAGAATGCGCCGAGCTGGGCCTGCTCACACTCGGGCTCGACGAGGCGTCCGGTGGGTCGGGCCGGCGGTTGGACGACGAGGCTCTGCTGTTCGTTGAGCTCGGCAAGCGGCTCGCGCCGGGGCCGTTCCTGGCATGCACGTTGGGCGCCCGGGTGGCCGCCCGTTGCGGCGACGACGCGCTGGCGCAGCGGATCGGCTCCGGGGCGGCATCGGTGGCCCTCGCGGTATTGCGCGGCGACGGCGACGTGCGCCCGGTCAAAGGCACTTTCGATTTGTTCGACCCGGCGGGTGTCTCGCACGCCCTGCTGGTGGCCCGCAGCGGTGCCGCACTGGTCGGCATCGATTCCTTCGGACCGCTTAAATCCGTGACCGCCGCAGACCCGGGTACCCGAATATCCTCGGCCACGGTCGAATCCGCCGAACCCCTGCACTGGTTGCCCGCCGAGGACGAATGGATCTGGGGACGCGCCACGGTACTCGCGGCGGGCTATCTCACCGGATTGGCCGCGGCCGCCGCAGCGTCGGCGACCGAACACGCCAAGACTCGTGTGCAGTTCGGCAAGCCGATCGGGGTGCACCAGGCGATCAAGCACGCCTGCGTCAATATGGAGATCGCTGCCGAGGCCGCTCAGGCGCAAACGTTCTTCGCTGCGATCGCTGTCGGCAGTGGCCGCGCCGACGCCTTGATGCAGGTGCTGTCGGCCCTCACGGTGGCCGGGTCGGCGGCCGTCGAGAATGCCGCCGCGGGCATCCAGGTGTTCGGCGGGATGGGCTACACATTCGAGAACGACATGCACCTGTATCTGAAGCGCGCGCACGTGTTTCGGCACTTGTTCGGTGAGCCCACCGACGTGCTGGCCGAACTGCTGGCCCAGGACCGCGCCCAGTGAGCGGCGCCGCTGGGGCCGCAGCCATCGCGGGCGTCGCCCTGTCCGACGTCGGCCGGGTCGACGACAAGGGACCCTACGAGCTGATCGCCCAGGCCAGCCGCCGCGCCCTGGCGGATGCCGGTCTGACACCCGATGACGTCGACGGGTTGGCCTCCACCGGCCAGGGCACACTGCCCCCGGTCGATGTCGGCGAGTATCTCGGTCTGCGGCCCCGCTGGATCGACTCCACCGCGGTCGGGGGAGCGTCGTGGGAGGTGATGGCCGCCCACGCGGCTGATGCGATCGCCGCTGGGCACGCCGACGTGGTCCTGCTGACGTACGGCTCGACCGCCCGCTCGGATCTTCGAAAGGGATTGCGGGGGGCCAACATCAACTGGGGCGCACGCGGACCCCTACAGTGGGAAGCGCCCTACGGCCACACCCTGATCTCCAAGTACGCCATGGCTGCGCGGCGGCACATGTTCACTTATGGCACCACGATCGAGCAGCTGGCCGAGGTCGCTGTGTCCGCGCGGTTCAACGCGGCCGACAATCCCGATGCCTACTATCGCGAACCGATCACTATCGACGACGTGCTCGGCGGACCGATGATCGCCGACCCGTTCACCAAGCTGCACTGCTGCATTCGCAGCGACGGCGGGGCCGCGGCAGTGCTCGTCAGTGCGGAACGTGCGAAGGATCTACGTAGTAAGCCAGTTTGGGTGCTGGGTTCAGCGGAAACGACCTCGCACATGCTCACCTCCCAGTGGGACGACCTCA
Coding sequences within it:
- a CDS encoding acyl-CoA dehydrogenase family protein, encoding MTVDLLPGAEQLEIITAAGEFLADRMPVDRIRANRHAEAPIPESLWRECAELGLLTLGLDEASGGSGRRLDDEALLFVELGKRLAPGPFLACTLGARVAARCGDDALAQRIGSGAASVALAVLRGDGDVRPVKGTFDLFDPAGVSHALLVARSGAALVGIDSFGPLKSVTAADPGTRISSATVESAEPLHWLPAEDEWIWGRATVLAAGYLTGLAAAAAASATEHAKTRVQFGKPIGVHQAIKHACVNMEIAAEAAQAQTFFAAIAVGSGRADALMQVLSALTVAGSAAVENAAAGIQVFGGMGYTFENDMHLYLKRAHVFRHLFGEPTDVLAELLAQDRAQ
- a CDS encoding acetyl-CoA acetyltransferase, which codes for MSGAAGAAAIAGVALSDVGRVDDKGPYELIAQASRRALADAGLTPDDVDGLASTGQGTLPPVDVGEYLGLRPRWIDSTAVGGASWEVMAAHAADAIAAGHADVVLLTYGSTARSDLRKGLRGANINWGARGPLQWEAPYGHTLISKYAMAARRHMFTYGTTIEQLAEVAVSARFNAADNPDAYYREPITIDDVLGGPMIADPFTKLHCCIRSDGGAAAVLVSAERAKDLRSKPVWVLGSAETTSHMLTSQWDDLTVGPAAVSGPLAFARAGVSPSDVDVAEIYDAFTYMLLLTIEDLGFCPKGEGGAFVEKGALRLGGALPTNTDGGGLSACHPGQRGLFLLVEAARQLRGECGPRQVPDAKIACVSGTGGWFCSSGTMILGAEEP
- a CDS encoding acyl-CoA dehydrogenase family protein, whose amino-acid sequence is MDLDFTPDQLEFRDQVRTWLDENKPAEPRPRDDAGIREYDLAWQRTQAEGGWAGIAWPTEYGGKGLTLLQQLIWYEEYAARGFPGIDACFVGNSHAGPTLITRATDEQKSFHLPKILGGEVIWCQGFSEPDAGSDLAALRTKAVVDGEDLVVSGQKLWTSFATVADYQELLVRTDNTGSKHKGITWVICDMSTPGIDVRPIETIEGGSEFCEVFYDDVRIPLSNVVGDVGEGWSVAMATLSFERGTAFTANQVRLAKIIEDLIDYARDHVGPDGRRPAIADDDIARRLARARASVASLRALTYTNICEAMKTETPGPRGSIVKLMYAELAKEIGRLAMDVVGPASVRYSSRWDVDGWVGYYYYSFSQAIGGGTSEIQRNIVGERVLGLPR